A window of Neorhizobium galegae bv. orientalis str. HAMBI 540 genomic DNA:
CCAGGGCACGACCACCGCGGTTCCGATCCCGGCGCAGAACCCGCTCGCCTATGCGGCCCCGCCGGTCACGGAAGAAAAGAAGAAGCCGTTCTGGAAGTTCTGGAGCCAGGAATGACCTCGCGGACCGCAGGCCTCTACGATCTGAGAGGCCTGAAGTGTCCCCTGCCCGTCCTGAAGACGCGCCGTCGGCTGAAAGGCATGCCAAGCGGCACAGAGCTTACGATCGAAACCACCGATCCCCTGGCCGGCATCGACATCCCGCATTTCTGCAATCAGGAAGGCCACGAACTGGTCCGCTCGGAAAAGACCGAGACGGGGCACCGGTTTCTGATCCGCAAGGGTTAAGCGGGCCTACATTCGAAGGCCGGGGACGGCGAGCGGATTGTCTTCCAGCGCCGCACGGTCCGGCCGGTCGACGCGGGGCTGGCCGGTGAATGCGGCAAAAAGATCCGAGACGAAAGCTTCTTCCAACCCTTGAGTAATCAGCACCATGCGGGTGCGCCGGTCGGAGCCGTCAGGCCATTTCGGCAGGCGCTGCGGCGGATGGAAGACGCTCTGCACCCCATGCAGCACCAACGGCCGATCCGGGTTGTCGGAGAGCGCCACGATCGCCTTCATCCTAAGCAGCTTCTCGCCGTGGGCCGAGCGCAGCAGGTCGATGAACATCTCGATCGCCATCGGATCGATCGGCTTGTCGTGGATGATCGAGAAGGAGCGGATGTCGTCGCCGTGACGGTTCACGTCGTGATGATGGTGGTGGTGCCCATCCCCGTGGTGCTCATGGCTATGGTGATGATCATCGTGGTGGTTATGACCATGATTGTGATGATGATGCTCTTCGGCATCGTTCGCCATCTCGTCGTGCAGCCAGCGATCCACGTCGGCGATCTTCGTCGCCGGGTCGTAGAGGCCGTTCACCAGAACGGCAGCCGTGCCGGCCTCCTCGCTGTCACCATCGACGATCAGCGCCCGCGGGTTGAGCGCGGCGAGCCGGCTTTTCAGCGCCGCCAACTGAGAAGCGTCCGCCATTGACTGTTTGGAGATGATCAGCCGGTCGGCCACCGCCACCTGCTTCACCGCTTCCTGATGACGGTCGAGCGTGGAGACACCGTTCACCGCATCGATCACGGTGATGACGCCGTCGAGCTCGAAATTCTGCGCGATGACCGGGTTACCCATCACCGACTGCATGACCGGCGCAGGATCCGCAAGGCCCGTCGTTTCGATGACGATGCGGCGGATCGGCCTCAGACGGCCGGTCTGGATGCCATCCATGATCGAGGCGAGCGAATCCACCAGCTCACCGCGCACCGTGCAGCAGAGGCAGCCATTGGCAATCTCCAGCAGCGCATCGCCGGACGCTTCGACCAGGAAATTGTCGATCCCGACCTCGCCGAACTCGTTGATGATCACCGCCGTATCGCTGGTGCCGGGATCCTTCAGGATGCGGTTCAGCAGGGTCGATTTTCCTGCGCCGAGAAACCCGGTGAGGATGGAGACTGGAATCCGGCTGCGGGCAGAGGACATGATCTATTCTCGTTCAGAATGTCGGACGCGGCTGCGGGATCGGCACATTGAGGGCATTTGCGGCAACCGCTGCCTTCTTGGCGCCCTTGGGCGGCGGCGGGGGAGCCTCGCCGCCGGAAAGCAAGGTCAGGGGCGTATAGACCGGCGGCTGTGCCATTTCATGGATATAGGGCGAATGCTGGATGGTGCGGCCCGCATCGTCACGCGTTTCGCTGCGCACCTTTGCGGCCTTCGGATTGCAGATCTCGGCGCTGACGTCGTTGACCTCAGCCGTATCGCCATAGGCTGCGAGCGCCGGCAGGGCCACGCCCCCGGCCGTCGTTGAGGTCAGTCCCTGCTGCAGCA
This region includes:
- a CDS encoding sulfurtransferase TusA family protein, whose protein sequence is MTSRTAGLYDLRGLKCPLPVLKTRRRLKGMPSGTELTIETTDPLAGIDIPHFCNQEGHELVRSEKTETGHRFLIRKG
- a CDS encoding CobW family GTP-binding protein — protein: MSSARSRIPVSILTGFLGAGKSTLLNRILKDPGTSDTAVIINEFGEVGIDNFLVEASGDALLEIANGCLCCTVRGELVDSLASIMDGIQTGRLRPIRRIVIETTGLADPAPVMQSVMGNPVIAQNFELDGVITVIDAVNGVSTLDRHQEAVKQVAVADRLIISKQSMADASQLAALKSRLAALNPRALIVDGDSEEAGTAAVLVNGLYDPATKIADVDRWLHDEMANDAEEHHHHNHGHNHHDDHHHSHEHHGDGHHHHHHDVNRHGDDIRSFSIIHDKPIDPMAIEMFIDLLRSAHGEKLLRMKAIVALSDNPDRPLVLHGVQSVFHPPQRLPKWPDGSDRRTRMVLITQGLEEAFVSDLFAAFTGQPRVDRPDRAALEDNPLAVPGLRM